In the genome of Neodiprion fabricii isolate iyNeoFabr1 chromosome 4, iyNeoFabr1.1, whole genome shotgun sequence, the window TGGGATAATGGAAGATGCGGGGTCGTCATCTAGTATTTTATCAATGGGCTTTGGACCGCTggcctcccccctcccccccccttaTTCCTCCCTTCCCTCATCTTCTTGAGGAGTTCTCTTCGCGGCGCTTCTTCCACCTTTCACCAACTTCGTCATCGCACACACGCGGTAGCCACACCGTCATCACCGCCGGGACAACCTTCGCTAGATCAAAGGGACACCCTTACAGAGTATCCTCTCTCCTCTCGGCTCTCCCGGCATCAAGAGAATCGTGCCGCCCAGGTTCGGAACAGTCCGGGAATGGCAAAGGGGGGTTCGCTTCTCTCCACCACTCATCCACCCTTCGCGTTATTAAGCCAGTGCCGCATCCCAAGGGTGTTTCGTTAGTCGACTGGCTCGGGTACGCGACGTCTCATGGACACGTCTGCTCTCGTGACAACGCCGCGCGCCGGTAGGAGGCGAAATTTCGAACGATCAAAATTCAGACCGACCAATATTGCGTAAAATGTGAACAAGGTAGAAATTGCGCGAAATTGTTCCGGGTGGTTCAGCGCTTCGATCCTTCggtaatttgaattatttcggGGTAGTGGCGACCTCCCTTTCCCAAAGCGACGCGGAGAATACTCGGCTGAATGGTCAATCCGAATTTCAACCCTCCTTCTGACTTGGAAATTCGCTCTGCGATACCATCGAAACAAACCGTTCGTTTGGGAGACATGAAATCCGGCGCGGATCGAACGATTAACGGACATCGGTTAACGAGAAAACTACTACCGGGACCAGTTTTTACTGGACCATGTATACGCAGGATGGGTggaaaaagaacgaaagaaCAAAGGCAAATAAACGTTTCTCGCTGGATGCCGAATGGTAATGActgttttctctctctctgtctctctctcgctctccaTCTATTTCGAAATTGGTTACCCCTGCCGCATACTCGAGCTGCGCCTACAACGCCACACCGCACTTTCAAGTATTCAAGCCGGTAAAGCCCTGCGGGCACGGAAGTGGTTCACGATAGGGTTACTCAGGGGTGGTGCTCGCCTTCGTTTATCCCAACGTAtcttctccctctctttttcCACTTTGGTTCCCCTTTTCCGGGAGGGACTCTGCAGGGGTCAACTTGGACCGCAACTAAGCTTTCATGTTCATACATATTCTTACGTATGTATACGCAACCGGGGTGTCGCGTTTTGGTATTTAAATGTAAATTACAATCCCCCAACTTTTCCCCCCTCTCCGTTTCTCGAGGACATATTTTAACCACGTTTAAACAGCTTCTCGCCACaggtttaattatttttgtttcttttttttttctttttccttccgCCTTTCCTTTTGCATTTGGTTCGCTTTAATCcgattttctttaattttcgtttttaggtcATAGTGGTTTTGCATAGACACTATACCGAAAACTATATAACTTGTTGTGATATTGAACTGCAAAACATGTGTTTTGAGAATGAGGACGATCACGTTTCACGACGCTCTACAATCGGCTAAGCGGGGTTTGTTAACAAACATTGGTAGCCGCGATTATAGGCGACTACCTCTGGTACCTTATCGCGCGGTTTCCGCATTTTCAGATTCGAAAACCGCGTGATGCCAGATAACAAGCTGGGTCGACGTCGTCCGTAATCACGACTCACGTACGCTTTGATTAAGAATTGGGTTAATTATATCTGTTATAAGTTGGTACGTCTCGAGCACCGCGATGGTTAGTTTGACGCTGAACATCCCTCGAAACCGAGCTCACATCGGTCtggcaccttttttttttccctccgtcTCCCTTTCCTCAATAATGGCTGGTACTTCGCAGTTTCTAATACTTCTCTGCGCCGCGTTCCGGCTCTCCGGTTCCTGGGTCATTAGAACGGATGTTCTGGACATCGAGGCGGTTGACACTAACGACCTACGTGAAACCAGACGAGAACGCTTGAATTTGATCTTTCCCGGTGAGTAGAGAGCGCCGGTACGTCCTGCCTACCAATTATCCAGGGTTTGTTAATTTTCGGTTATAAACCGTCGCTGGGCCTCTTGACCTCCCTTCCGTCcttccctctccctctcttcacctcttctcttttcaatcGATTACCCGAGAGACGGACACTTGCTCGTTTCATCCGACCGTTTCAAACCTTATTGACGCTTCGTTCGCAAGCTCAAACAGTGCGTAGTACCTCGTTCACCAAATTGTTCAATCTAATTATCCTCCTGGTAAGTTCTCCCGATCGTTATTCCGTTTGATCGCACTACCTGGTAACGATTCATTTCCAACACCGCGGCTCGATTATAGCCGAATTGGTCGCGTGTCCTCGGCTTATTCGACATCGAAAATTTACATTCCTATCAACGACggtttatatataatttaggGTGGTCCTGAAAAAggtaattttcgaatttctacCGACTCACCCCCCAAATTGACTCCAGATGATTAGAAAATAATTCcataatttcttcaaatttttactcaactcTAACTCGAGCCTCAAAGAGGGTGGATTCCATTCAACCCTTTCAGAGGCACATCAAATCTACCCAACGGATTTAGATTAAATTTCATGTTGGCGGGTTTCTTGGGTCgctaattacgaatctgaactcaaaatttgaaaattcaaaatgccCGATCCAATATGGTCGAGTGAAATCCAAAAAGTCATTTGATTTCGATAAAACTCGGCACTCAAGTGTTTTTGATATCGCTGATCATGaatctgaactcaaaattacaaaatcaaATATGACAATAGCAAGTGACTTGGGATTcggtccgccatattggaacCGTTACtttaaatttccaaattttgagttcagatttgtaatcagcgacccaaaaaaACCCTTTATACCTAGTTTCATCCAAATCCGTTCGGTAGATTTCACGTGAAAATCCACCCTCTTTGGGGCACGCgttagagttgagatagaAATCTGATTTGGGTGACCAGCCGgtcgaaattcaaagaaattcgAAGAAAACCTTCTTAAAGACGGCCCTAATACATGTAATTTCTCCGCTTCTTCTCACTTCAGGTACCAAGTGGTGCGGAAGTGGTAACGTTGCTGACAATTACGACGATCTCGGTACCTTCGCGGAGTCTGATGCTTGCTGCCGTACACACG includes:
- the LOC124179704 gene encoding phospholipase A2-like produces the protein MVSLTLNIPRNRAHIGLAPFFFPSVSLSSIMAGTSQFLILLCAAFRLSGSWVIRTDVLDIEAVDTNDLRETRRERLNLIFPGTKWCGSGNVADNYDDLGTFAESDACCRTHDHCEDIIEAMDTKFNLTNPSFYTRVHCSCDEKFYDCLHGSPDEIGDKVGILYFSFLGTKCFRNDYPIVGCKRYHPYPKRCLEYELDESQPMMYQWFDVPLY